The following are from one region of the Nicotiana tabacum cultivar K326 chromosome 3, ASM71507v2, whole genome shotgun sequence genome:
- the LOC107795034 gene encoding zinc transporter 2-like, whose protein sequence is MIMASINKSTTLLLPLALFLFLQFFTINGHGGADHDSDNENTNLRAKGLILVKVYCLIIMFVSTFAGGVSPYFYRWNESFLLLGTQFAGGVFLGTSLMHFLSDSAAKFAVLTEKEYPFSFMLASAGYLLTMFSDCIIMFVTKGHESSEAKVEVEEGRSGNNTEEGHGEANPFLKTTSLGDTILLILALCFHSIFEGIAVGVSATKGEAWRNLWTISLHKIFAAIAMGIALLRMIPKRPFLLTCAYSFAFAISSPIGVGIGIAIDATSEGKTADRTYAISMAIACGVFIYVAINHLILKGFRPKNKCYFDTQFFKFFAVFSGVGTIAIVMIWD, encoded by the exons ATGATCATGGCTTCTATCAACAAGTCAACTACTTTGTTATTACCACTAGCTTTGTTCTTGTTCTTGCAATTTTTCACTATCAATGGTCATGGTGGTGCTGATCATGATTCAGATAATGAGAATACAAATTTGCGCGCAAAGGGATTGATTCTTGTTAAAGTTTATTGCTTGATCATAATGTTTGTGAGCACATTTGCTGGTGGAGTTTCGCCATATTTTTATCGATGGAACGAGAGTTTTCTATTGTTAGGGACTCAATTTGCTGGTGGTGTTTTTTTAGGGACTTCTTTGATGCATTTCTTGAGTGATTCTGCTGCAAAGTTTGCTGTACTTACTGAGAAAGAGTACCCCTTTTCCTTCATGTTGGCTTCTGCAG GCTACCTTCTCACCATGTTTAGTGACTGCATTATCATGTTTGTGACAAAGGGTCATGAATCAAGTGAGGCCAAAGTTGAAGTAGAAGAAGGAAGGTCAGGTAATAATACTGAGGAGGGACATGGGGAAGCAAATCCTTTTCTCAAGACAACTTCACTTGGGGACACAATACTTCTCATTCTTGCATTGTGTTTTCACTCTATTTTTGAAGGCATTGCTGTTGGAGTATCag CTACAAAGGGAGAAGCATGGAGAAATTTATGGACAATATCATTACACAAGATATTTGCAGCAATTGCAATGGGAATTGCACTTCTAAGAATGATACCAAAGAGGCCATTTCTACTTACTTGTGCTTACTCTTTTGCCTTTGCTATTTCAAGCCCTATAGGTGTTGGAATAGGAATAGCAATTGATGCTACAAGTGAAGGAAAAACAGCAGATCGGACTTATGCCATTTCCATGGCAATTGCTTGTGGAGTTTTCATATATGTGGCAATAAATCACCTTATATTAAAAGGTTTTAGGCCAAAGAACAAATGTTATTTTGACACTCAATTCTTCAAGTTTTTTGCTGTGTTTTCTGGAGTTGGGACTATTGCTATAGTCATGATATGGGACTAA